In the genome of Kitasatospora cathayae, one region contains:
- a CDS encoding IS110 family RNA-guided transposase produces the protein MSVYVGIDVHRKRSQIAVLDEEGTVRVNRNVPNGVETVLGVIGDLPIGTPVAFEAAYGWGWLVALLEDYGYEPHLVHPLRCKAIASARLKNDKVDAAILGQLLRADLLPEAWIAPLDIRQQRALLRHRFQLVRLRTLLRNRVHAVLADLGHDRAGGGCFTGPGRDWLASLDLPDASRHVVDDLVQVMDALQVPIDALDKQLAACARGDPAVKALTTLPGVGTLTALVITTEVGDVTRFPSARKLAAWAGLTPTVRASDLTVHQGHISKQGSARLRWILCEAAQTAKRSPAFADTYQAIAARRGKKIATTAIARKLLTRAYHLLRALRADQDQRKRPPR, from the coding sequence ATGTCTGTTTACGTCGGCATCGACGTGCACCGCAAGCGGTCGCAGATCGCGGTCCTCGACGAGGAGGGCACGGTGCGGGTGAACCGGAACGTGCCCAACGGCGTCGAGACGGTCCTGGGCGTGATCGGGGATCTGCCGATCGGCACCCCCGTCGCGTTCGAGGCCGCCTACGGCTGGGGCTGGCTGGTAGCGCTGCTGGAGGACTACGGCTACGAGCCCCACCTGGTCCACCCGCTGCGCTGCAAGGCGATCGCCTCCGCGCGACTGAAGAACGACAAGGTCGACGCGGCGATCCTGGGCCAGTTGCTGCGCGCCGACCTGCTCCCGGAGGCGTGGATCGCCCCGCTGGACATCCGCCAGCAGCGCGCCCTGCTCCGCCACCGCTTCCAGCTGGTTCGCCTGCGGACCCTCCTGCGCAACCGGGTCCACGCGGTCCTCGCCGACCTCGGCCACGACCGGGCCGGCGGCGGCTGCTTCACCGGGCCCGGCCGGGACTGGCTCGCATCCCTGGACCTGCCGGACGCCTCCCGCCACGTCGTGGACGACCTCGTGCAGGTCATGGACGCCCTGCAGGTGCCGATCGACGCCCTGGACAAGCAGCTCGCCGCGTGCGCCCGGGGCGATCCCGCGGTCAAGGCCCTCACCACCCTGCCGGGCGTCGGCACGCTCACCGCCTTGGTGATCACCACCGAGGTCGGCGACGTCACCCGGTTCCCCTCCGCCCGCAAGCTCGCCGCCTGGGCCGGCCTCACCCCCACCGTCCGCGCCTCGGACCTCACCGTCCACCAGGGACACATCTCCAAGCAGGGCTCCGCCCGGCTGCGCTGGATCCTGTGCGAGGCCGCCCAGACCGCCAAACGCAGCCCCGCCTTCGCGGACACCTACCAGGCCATCGCCGCCCGACGCGGCAAGAAGATCGCCACCACCGCCATCGCCCGCAAACTCCTCACCCGCGCCTACCACCTCCTGCGCGCCCTGCGCGCCGACCAGGACCAGCGCAAACGACCACCGCGATGA
- a CDS encoding multicopper oxidase family protein, whose amino-acid sequence MRPRLSRRSALGLLAGAGAAVTLGAAGYGQLARPSTGRLLSSTAELPEPFKVPLPVPATARPVATDGGRDVYEVTQREAEVEILPGLKTTIWGYDGGFPGSTFVGRRGRPVSVRVRNRLPVPTSTHLHGGITAPESDGYPTDLLLPVGCGNPARPAGGRWTPAASHGDHVAPGDWQLREGEKTYEYPLDQQAATLWYHDHRMDFSGPQVWRGLAGFFLVHDEQEQALPLPSGERDIPLMICDRSFAADGALVYPALDDSCTGIPGVQGAYAAGVLGDVQLVNGAPWPVLEVAAVRYRFRLLNAANARRYRLALEADGRPGGPLVQIGSDAGLLERPVAHEAITLAPAERFDVVVDFGRFPPGSTVTLVNTIGEGQMRQVLQFRVTRQAKDDSAVPTRLAAPAQPLGRDQAVAVRHFDFRRTEAGDDQAMWTINGRPFTTTDTWATPRLDTVELWRLSSDFHHPVHLHLAQFQVLTRGGKPRAATDAGWKDTVDVRPYEVVEVLVRFRGYRGRYMLHCHNLEHEDMAMMANFDVV is encoded by the coding sequence GTGAGGCCGCGGCTGTCGCGCCGCAGCGCGCTTGGTCTGCTCGCCGGTGCCGGTGCCGCCGTCACACTGGGCGCCGCCGGCTACGGGCAACTTGCCCGGCCCTCCACCGGGCGGCTGCTGTCCAGCACGGCCGAGCTGCCGGAGCCGTTCAAGGTGCCGCTGCCGGTCCCGGCCACCGCCCGGCCGGTGGCAACGGATGGTGGCCGGGACGTGTACGAGGTGACGCAACGCGAGGCCGAGGTCGAGATCCTGCCCGGCCTGAAGACCACCATCTGGGGCTATGACGGCGGTTTCCCCGGTTCGACCTTCGTCGGGCGCCGGGGCCGGCCGGTGTCGGTGCGGGTGCGCAACCGGCTGCCGGTGCCGACCTCCACCCACCTGCACGGCGGCATCACCGCCCCCGAGTCCGACGGCTACCCCACCGACTTGCTGCTGCCCGTCGGCTGCGGCAACCCCGCCCGCCCGGCCGGCGGCCGCTGGACACCGGCCGCCTCACACGGTGACCACGTCGCCCCCGGTGACTGGCAGTTGCGCGAGGGCGAGAAGACGTACGAGTACCCGCTCGACCAGCAGGCCGCCACGCTCTGGTACCACGACCACCGGATGGACTTCTCCGGCCCGCAGGTCTGGCGCGGCCTGGCCGGGTTCTTCCTCGTCCACGACGAGCAGGAGCAGGCACTGCCGCTGCCGAGCGGAGAGCGCGACATACCCCTGATGATCTGCGACCGCTCCTTCGCCGCCGACGGCGCCCTCGTCTACCCCGCCCTGGACGACTCCTGCACCGGCATCCCCGGGGTCCAGGGGGCCTACGCGGCGGGCGTGCTCGGCGACGTCCAGCTCGTCAACGGCGCGCCCTGGCCCGTCCTGGAGGTCGCCGCCGTCCGTTACCGCTTCCGCCTGCTGAACGCTGCCAACGCCCGCCGATACCGGCTGGCCCTGGAGGCCGACGGCCGACCCGGCGGCCCGCTGGTCCAGATCGGCAGCGACGCGGGGCTGCTGGAGCGCCCGGTCGCCCACGAGGCGATCACCCTGGCGCCGGCCGAGAGGTTCGACGTCGTCGTCGACTTCGGCCGGTTCCCGCCGGGCAGCACCGTCACCCTGGTGAACACCATCGGCGAGGGCCAGATGCGCCAGGTGCTGCAGTTCCGTGTCACGCGCCAGGCGAAGGACGACAGCGCGGTCCCGACCCGTCTCGCCGCCCCGGCCCAGCCGCTCGGGCGCGACCAGGCGGTGGCGGTGAGGCACTTCGACTTCCGCCGCACCGAGGCCGGCGACGATCAGGCGATGTGGACGATCAACGGCCGCCCGTTCACCACCACCGACACCTGGGCCACCCCGCGCCTGGACACCGTCGAACTCTGGCGCCTGAGCAGCGACTTCCACCACCCCGTCCACCTGCACCTCGCCCAGTTCCAGGTCCTCACGCGTGGCGGCAAACCACGGGCCGCCACGGATGCGGGCTGGAAGGACACCGTCGACGTCCGCCCCTACGAGGTGGTCGAGGTCCTGGTCCGCTTCCGCGGGTACCGGGGCCGGTACATGCTGCACTGCCACAACCTCGAACACGAGGACATGGCGATGATGGCGAACTTCGACGTCGTCTAA
- a CDS encoding TetR/AcrR family transcriptional regulator — translation MPDQPLTRRERQREQTTAEILTAARHLLAADGPAALTLRATAREVGMTAPGVCRYFPDHRALVQAVVADLYRDLAADLEAARDARPEAPTAERLAAAARALRRWALTNRSEFTLLFGKPDADAGTAPTDPAHEASWRFGQVFLGLMTQLWREGSVPTPRTPEPAPTWWSQFDDLREHLTEDVPLPVIHRFVQAWTRIYGLVALETFGHLDFTLADPEPFFEQALADVLGSLTPAAPAV, via the coding sequence ATGCCCGACCAGCCGCTCACCCGCCGCGAACGCCAGCGCGAACAGACGACTGCGGAGATCCTGACCGCCGCCCGGCACCTGCTCGCCGCCGACGGCCCGGCCGCGCTCACCTTGCGCGCCACCGCCCGTGAGGTCGGCATGACCGCCCCCGGCGTCTGCCGCTACTTCCCCGACCACCGCGCCCTGGTCCAGGCCGTCGTCGCCGATCTCTACCGCGACCTCGCCGCGGATCTCGAAGCCGCCCGCGATGCCCGGCCCGAGGCGCCCACCGCCGAGCGGCTCGCTGCTGCCGCCCGCGCCCTGCGCCGATGGGCGCTCACCAACCGCAGCGAGTTCACCCTGCTCTTCGGCAAGCCCGACGCCGACGCCGGCACCGCCCCCACCGACCCCGCGCACGAAGCGAGCTGGCGCTTCGGCCAGGTCTTCCTCGGCCTGATGACCCAGCTCTGGCGCGAAGGATCCGTCCCGACCCCGCGCACACCGGAGCCAGCCCCCACCTGGTGGTCCCAGTTCGACGACCTGCGCGAACACCTCACCGAGGACGTCCCGCTGCCCGTGATCCACCGCTTCGTCCAGGCCTGGACCCGCATCTACGGCCTCGTCGCGCTGGAGACCTTCGGCCACCTCGACTTCACCCTCGCCGACCCCGAGCCCTTCTTCGAGCAGGCCCTCGCCGACGTCCTCGGATCACTGACCCCGGCCGCCCCCGCGGTGTAG
- a CDS encoding darcynin family protein: MYMVMLGYSFSPQWLALPRSERQRLKAAHIAPLVEKYADRVRARFFDAEAFQTRFSDFALLETADLTAYYFLIEELRDTPLVGQGYLTFKDVVLGIEDGHEHFERSLAAEAAA, translated from the coding sequence ATGTACATGGTCATGCTCGGCTACTCGTTCTCTCCGCAGTGGCTCGCCCTGCCCCGCTCGGAGCGGCAGCGGCTCAAGGCGGCCCACATCGCGCCGCTGGTCGAGAAGTACGCCGACCGGGTGCGAGCCCGGTTCTTCGACGCGGAGGCGTTCCAGACCCGGTTCAGCGACTTCGCGCTGCTGGAGACGGCCGACCTGACGGCCTACTACTTCCTCATCGAGGAGCTGCGGGACACCCCGCTGGTCGGCCAGGGCTACCTGACCTTCAAGGACGTCGTGCTCGGCATCGAGGACGGGCACGAGCACTTCGAGCGCAGCCTCGCCGCCGAGGCCGCCGCATGA